Below is a genomic region from Maridesulfovibrio ferrireducens.
TTTCCCGCAGAGTCGGCAGGAGTTGAATGAATCAGAATCATTTTTCTGTTGAGCACAGAATCGGACAGTGTCATTTTTAACGGAACATTAGGTTCAAGAAAAACACTGGCAATTGTTGAAGAACGAGTGTCGATGCGACTGTACCAATAGTGCATAGGGTCTGCATCGCGGGCGCCGTCGAGTACTTCAACTTTTGTCATGTATTTGAAAGTTCTAGGTGTCAGCAGATCAAACAGGGTTGTTTGTCTGCAACCGAACATGACAACCTTTGTCTCCATATCCAGACGAATCATTTTAAGTCGATATGCACTTTTTCCGGTTTGTTTCTTGTCGATAGCCCATACAATTCGTCCGTTCGGATTATATTTATATCCCTCGATAATTAGCTTTGATTGAACCAGTTTACTTGACGCGACTCCTGTGAATTTAAAATCACCTTCAGTGTCGGCGAGAGAATAAAATCTTGTGTTGCCTTGAAAAGCCATAAAAATGGTATCTGGCGCAGGCTGGTCTGCAAAAAGCTCTCCCTGCCTAACAAAACGGGCTTTTCCGTTAACAAGAGCGAATCCTTTACGGGGTGACTTGGTGGTCAAAACTTCTGAAGATTCTGAAACACTTCTGATAAGCCCTTCAACAAGTTCAGCCTGTTTACCGACTCCATCCCAGTTGATATTTTCTATGGTATCAAAAGGTGTTCCCCAGTAAGGTCGGCCATCGTTAACCGTGGCGAAAGTAAAGCTTAACAGACCCGCCATCGTAGCAACTTCACTTCCAAATTGAGGCTTATCAAGCAGCCATGTCTGCCATGGTCTTGAAAGGTTAGGGCGCAGTGTGTCTGTAAACAATCCGCTGGTACCTATGTTTTTTTCAACAATAGGGGCGGCATCGTTTAAAATATCATTAATTTGCGCGAAGGTTCTGGAAAGATTGACTCTAGGCCTGAGATCGTAAAACCATCCGCGGCCAAATGCGCCGACACCTTCACCTCGACTGGAAAGATGAAGAGAAATTAAACAGACAGGATCTTTTGATCTGACTGTAGTACGAAGCTTACGTGCGCTTCGTATTGAATCAAGCTGCTGCTTTATATCCTGTTTTACTGCGTAAACTTTATCTTTTACCTTTGGGAATAAATCACGCAGGGCGGCCATTTCGCCAGCCGGTAAAGTTGAGTAGTCTGTTTTCCATGAAATTCTACGCAGCAGCTTACGCTTCTGATCAACCGTTTCGATGTCTTCTTTTTTTGTGTCGTGCTGCATGCGCATCTGCATGAGTCTTTTGCTGATAATATCAACTTCGTCTTTTATCTGATTTTTTAATGCATTATACATCAGATCGAAAAGCTCAGGGTTTTCGACTGCCATCTCTGTGGCAAGAGGATTATCCATTTCAAGCCCTTCCAAAATCTGAGCGGCATTATTCTTTTTGGTGCTCAGCTTAGCTTTAATTCTTTTCAGGCTGATGCTTTTCCCGGAAATAGCTTTGATAAATTCACGCATACCATGCAGAGACTGACCGTGACCGGTTGTCGCAAGGAGAAGTATGGAACGTTTTGGCGGATTGGCAGCTAATTTTTTTCCGATTTCAAAAAGTGATGCGATTGAAAGTGCTTCATCTGCGCCCGGAGAATTTCCCATAATATAGGAAGAACTGTCGTAGAATGATTCGATAATGACCAGTTCTTCCGCAAGCTTTGGATCAGTACCTTCTATCATGCAATAGATGTTTTCGGCGGTGATGCGCTTCCATTTAGCTGACGATTTTACAGTTGCATAATCCGCAATAAGTTTTTGCGGAGCATCTGTGCTTATTCCGAGATTTTTTTTAGCATCGGCAGCGGTCATGTAATAGCGCGGGAAATCAAGAGGAGAAAGTTCAAGCTTTTCTTCGAAGAACCCTTTCATCGTAGGGCCTGAATCTATATAAATAAGAGCAGATGCCCCCAGACTTGCAGCATTCAGCCAGTTTTTACCTGAATCGATGTCCATAAGAACGATGGCATTCTTGATGGGAAGTCCGTTGAAATCAACAAGCTTTCCTTTACCTACATAGATGATCGGTCCTGAAAGACCTTTTTCAGGAGTAGCAGGAGGAGAAACTGCGTTGAATTTAGCAGAACGTATCGGAATTTTTCTACCGATTTTACCGACTGTTAATTCAGCTTCTGAATTAACCATGGTAGGGGCAAGAAAGAGATGCTTGCCGACCTTAACATTACCTAATTCTTTAAATTTTGCTTCAATATAATCCGCAGCTTTCTTTTCACCTTCGGAACCGAAAGAGCGGTCACCCAAAGAAGATAAGTCGGAAATCGTTTGTTTCAGCGGTTCATATGCACTATAAGCGGTCTGCGGGAGTGCGAGCGCAGAAAGAGTGAATAACGTAACTATAGCAACCAGTAGTTTTCCGGCTGACCAAAGTGAGGAATTTTTTTTAAAGCAAATGGTGGACATTAATTAAAGTCTCCGAAAATCAAGCCATGCGGATACAGCCAACATCAATGTTGAGCTGATCTCTGTTTTCAATTTTCTTGATCAAACCGTCTTCAATCCAGACGACCCTGTCAGAAGCATTAAGCATTTTATAGTCATGCGTTGCGGTGATAATCGTCACTCCGCGGTCTTTACTTAGGTCGCTCATCAGCTTGATAATTTCTTCGCCGGTTGAAAGGTCAAGGTTGCCGGTCGGTTCATCTGCAAGGATAATAGCGGGGTCATTGGCAAGGGATCTTGCTATTGCCACACGCTGCTGCTGTCCGCCGGAAAGTTCCTGCGGTTTGTGATTATATCGCTTGTGTAGTCCTACCAGATCGAGCAGTTCGATACCTTTGGCGACAGCTGCGTCGTTATGAACTCCTGCGAAAATCATCGGTAAAGTGATGTTTTCTAAAGCGGTCATTACTTGAATCAGGTTAAAAGTCTGAAAGATATATCCTATTTTCCGGTTACGAAGCCATGCCAGTTC
It encodes:
- a CDS encoding FtsX-like permease family protein produces the protein MSTICFKKNSSLWSAGKLLVAIVTLFTLSALALPQTAYSAYEPLKQTISDLSSLGDRSFGSEGEKKAADYIEAKFKELGNVKVGKHLFLAPTMVNSEAELTVGKIGRKIPIRSAKFNAVSPPATPEKGLSGPIIYVGKGKLVDFNGLPIKNAIVLMDIDSGKNWLNAASLGASALIYIDSGPTMKGFFEEKLELSPLDFPRYYMTAADAKKNLGISTDAPQKLIADYATVKSSAKWKRITAENIYCMIEGTDPKLAEELVIIESFYDSSSYIMGNSPGADEALSIASLFEIGKKLAANPPKRSILLLATTGHGQSLHGMREFIKAISGKSISLKRIKAKLSTKKNNAAQILEGLEMDNPLATEMAVENPELFDLMYNALKNQIKDEVDIISKRLMQMRMQHDTKKEDIETVDQKRKLLRRISWKTDYSTLPAGEMAALRDLFPKVKDKVYAVKQDIKQQLDSIRSARKLRTTVRSKDPVCLISLHLSSRGEGVGAFGRGWFYDLRPRVNLSRTFAQINDILNDAAPIVEKNIGTSGLFTDTLRPNLSRPWQTWLLDKPQFGSEVATMAGLLSFTFATVNDGRPYWGTPFDTIENINWDGVGKQAELVEGLIRSVSESSEVLTTKSPRKGFALVNGKARFVRQGELFADQPAPDTIFMAFQGNTRFYSLADTEGDFKFTGVASSKLVQSKLIIEGYKYNPNGRIVWAIDKKQTGKSAYRLKMIRLDMETKVVMFGCRQTTLFDLLTPRTFKYMTKVEVLDGARDADPMHYWYSRIDTRSSTIASVFLEPNVPLKMTLSDSVLNRKMILIHSTPADSAGNGYNLKEWPIIPATNHRAAMDMWNLLKPRIENLESHGIINQRIRTLEKQGTEALSKATTAWKDRRYDDFMENSRTAWALASRVYLDVDQTQKDVLVGVLFYIALFIPFAYCMERVLFSFADIHKRILGFLGILMAVIAVIYMVHPAFQLTYSPMVVILAFFILGLSVMVSLIIFFRFEKEMIMLQQRAHKTSTSEISKWKAFTAAFVIGVSNLRRRKIRTFLTCLTLTILTFTIMSFTAVKSLREHTYVLFSDNQPYSGIFMKNIGWKDLPRETLGIVGNDFEENGIVAPRGWLELVDKTISASTPVSLGSKHEEVKGLVGLSYIEPKVSGIDEILISGKWLEPNQTRQIILSKKMADRLGAKAGDELDVWGSQFILVGIFDGKKFTEHTDLDGEPMTPVIFPSAAAQELSEVEADAIESGEDIDTFQGRYTHIPGEVTAIIPYETLMAMGGSLKAIAITPAKGVFSKETINSLVDRYGLPIFSCDTTGTYICQAADTMNYSGVSNILIPLIISALIVLNTMITSVYERKKEIAVYTSIGMAPTHVSYLFIAEAVAFAVISVVAGYLIAQTASGLFAGTPLWAGMTANYSSMAGVAAMILVIAVTLISVIYPSRVAANIAIPDVNRSWKMPESESDSIEATLPFLLKHSEQKDAGGFLLEYLESHTEVSHGLFSTSEIEVNFSNRELPESLKEISEDFPDSIACFQFDVRIWLAPFDFGVKQMIRLEFRPAKEYPQFLEAALIINRESGEIGAWKRLNKDFINAIRKQFLVWRSLDPERQKTFREKIPELMAYGFTGLDLKKTLEDI
- a CDS encoding ABC transporter ATP-binding protein, whose translation is MPESHTIVRVTGVTKNFKLGNVNVQALKGVDLEIYAGEYLSIMGPSGSGKSTLFNMIGGLDKPTEGKVFIDEVDIAQLDAFELAWLRNRKIGYIFQTFNLIQVMTALENITLPMIFAGVHNDAAVAKGIELLDLVGLHKRYNHKPQELSGGQQQRVAIARSLANDPAIILADEPTGNLDLSTGEEIIKLMSDLSKDRGVTIITATHDYKMLNASDRVVWIEDGLIKKIENRDQLNIDVGCIRMA